GGAATGCTCGCGGTGTCGATCCTGTGCGCCGGCGCGCTGTCCGAACGGGTCGGGCGGCGCGGGCTGATGTTCGCGTCGATGACGCTGGCCGCGCTGTTCAACCTGCTCGCCGCGTGGTCGCCGAACTGGCACCTGCTGCTGGTCTGGCGCGCGCTCGAAGGCTTCGCGCTGGGCGGCGTGCCGGCCGTGGCGATGGCCTATCTCGCGGAAGAAATCGCCGCCGACGGGCTCGGCTTCTCGATGGGGCTCTATGTCGGCGGGACCGCGTTCGGCGGCATGATCGGACGGATCGGGATGAGCGCGCTCGAGGAGCACTTCTCGTGGCGCACGGCGATGCTGTCGATCGGCGTCGTCGACCTGCTCGCGGCGATCGCGTTCGTGATGCTGCTGCCGGCCTCGCGACGCTTCGTGAAGCGCACCGACCTGACGCTGCGTCACCACCTGCGGCTGTGGCACGCGCAACTGCGTCATGCGCGCCTGCCGTTCGTGTTCGCGATCGGCTTCCTCGTGATGGGCGCGTTCGTGACGATCTACAACTACGCCGGGTTCCGGCTCATGGCGGCGCCGTTCAACCTGAGCCCGACCGCGTGCGGGCTGATTTTCGGCGCATACCTGTTCGGGATGGTGTCGTCGTCGAGCGCCGGCGCGCTCGCCGATCGCCTCGGACGGGCGCCGGTGCTGGTCAGCGGCATCGTCGTGTTCGCGGCGGGCCTCGCGCTGACGCTGTCGCACTCACTCGCCGCGATCGTCGTCGGCATCGTGCTCGTGACGATCGGCTTCTTCGTCGCCCACTCGGTCGCGAGCGGCTGGGTCGGCGCGCTCGCGGGCGCCGCGAAGGGGCATGCGGCTTCGCTGTATCTGCTCGCCTACTACGTCGGGTCGAGCGTGCTCGGCTCGGTCGGCGGCGCGTTCTGGCAACGCGGCGCGTGGACGAGCGTCGCCGCGTATGTCGCGGTGCTGCTCGTCATCGCATTGCTGGCCGCGCGGCGCTTGAGTCGCCCTTGAGCCATGCGTGACGCGGCTCGGCTCGGCGCGGTGCGGCCCGCGCCGTGCACCCAC
This is a stretch of genomic DNA from Burkholderia cenocepacia. It encodes these proteins:
- a CDS encoding MFS transporter; translation: MSSASISRSVPGTQNSAPDALPAGVSPRSAAYKRIAFALFLAGFSTFSLLYCVQPLLPAFAHEFNVGAASSSLSLSLSTGMLAVSILCAGALSERVGRRGLMFASMTLAALFNLLAAWSPNWHLLLVWRALEGFALGGVPAVAMAYLAEEIAADGLGFSMGLYVGGTAFGGMIGRIGMSALEEHFSWRTAMLSIGVVDLLAAIAFVMLLPASRRFVKRTDLTLRHHLRLWHAQLRHARLPFVFAIGFLVMGAFVTIYNYAGFRLMAAPFNLSPTACGLIFGAYLFGMVSSSSAGALADRLGRAPVLVSGIVVFAAGLALTLSHSLAAIVVGIVLVTIGFFVAHSVASGWVGALAGAAKGHAASLYLLAYYVGSSVLGSVGGAFWQRGAWTSVAAYVAVLLVIALLAARRLSRP